A region from the Nitrospirota bacterium genome encodes:
- a CDS encoding class I SAM-dependent methyltransferase — protein sequence MDPLAREHLIEFYSIRLKLFGDSPEALRWTTEGQRKRYALLTEVAHSLDGASVLDYGCGKGDFHAFLKQKGVNVRYTGTDINPELLALAARKHPDGRFRVLDAEEEDPGEDFDYIFICGVFNNRVEGATESMMNVMRRLFPRARKALAVTALSSEDPRKQRDLNYVSPAELTRFALAELTPFVTLRHDRIPWDFTMFLYKRATDEAAPAPEAP from the coding sequence ATGGACCCCCTGGCGAGAGAACACCTCATCGAGTTCTACAGCATCCGCCTCAAGCTCTTCGGCGACAGCCCCGAAGCCCTGCGCTGGACAACCGAGGGACAAAGGAAGCGCTACGCCCTGCTGACCGAGGTTGCCCACTCCCTTGACGGCGCAAGCGTGCTGGACTACGGTTGTGGAAAAGGAGACTTCCATGCCTTCCTCAAGCAAAAGGGAGTGAACGTCCGGTACACGGGCACGGACATCAATCCGGAGCTTCTGGCTCTGGCCGCCCGGAAGCACCCCGACGGCAGGTTCCGGGTCTTGGACGCCGAAGAGGAGGACCCCGGAGAGGACTTCGACTACATCTTTATCTGCGGAGTCTTCAACAACCGGGTTGAGGGGGCGACCGAGAGCATGATGAACGTCATGCGCCGCCTCTTCCCCAGGGCGCGGAAGGCCCTGGCCGTCACCGCCCTCTCTTCGGAAGACCCCCGGAAGCAGCGGGACTTGAACTACGTCTCGCCGGCGGAGCTCACCCGGTTCGCCCTGGCGGAGCTCACGCCTTTCGTCACCCTCCGGCACGACCGCATCCCCTGGGACTTCACCATGTTCCTTTACAAAAGGGCCACCGACGAGGCCGCACCCGCGCCGGAAGCGCCATAA
- a CDS encoding menaquinone biosynthesis protein encodes MADRKLRIGRISFSNLFPIFRVLEESPHTHLYEFVEGHPAELNRTLRDGKLDLSPSSSVEYLRNSGLYTLIPGNSISSRGPVRSIILLSRVPIGSLGGREIAVTHKTASSSALLEVLLRKFHGISAALVPTSAPLEEAAREHDAYLSIGDEALVAQARALPMGACPGEEGCRLGSIGDKTLRIYDLGDLWYRETGLPFVFALWIVRRDAAAGKKDLLDVFSEDLDRARSGAVARLEELAAAPGLPLPTEEMIPYWRGILYGLDENCLRGLEAFRASLSELGLLS; translated from the coding sequence ATGGCGGACCGCAAGCTCAGGATAGGCCGCATCTCCTTCAGCAATCTCTTTCCCATCTTTCGCGTACTCGAGGAGTCTCCCCACACGCACCTTTACGAGTTCGTCGAAGGCCATCCCGCCGAGCTGAACCGGACGCTCCGGGACGGGAAGCTCGACCTGAGCCCGTCCTCCTCGGTCGAGTACCTGAGAAACAGCGGCCTCTACACTCTCATTCCCGGCAATTCCATAAGCTCGCGCGGGCCGGTGCGGAGCATCATCCTGCTGAGCAGGGTTCCCATCGGGTCTCTCGGGGGGCGGGAGATAGCCGTCACGCACAAGACGGCCAGCTCCTCGGCCCTCCTCGAGGTCCTGCTCCGGAAGTTCCACGGCATCAGCGCCGCCCTGGTGCCGACATCGGCCCCCCTGGAGGAGGCCGCAAGGGAGCACGACGCCTACCTCTCCATCGGCGACGAGGCCCTGGTGGCCCAGGCAAGGGCGCTCCCCATGGGCGCCTGTCCCGGGGAAGAAGGCTGCCGCCTGGGGAGCATCGGGGACAAGACGCTCCGTATCTACGACCTGGGGGACCTCTGGTACCGGGAGACGGGCCTGCCCTTCGTCTTTGCCCTCTGGATAGTGCGCAGGGATGCGGCGGCCGGCAAGAAGGACCTCCTGGACGTCTTCTCCGAGGACCTCGACCGGGCCCGCTCGGGGGCAGTGGCCCGCCTGGAGGAGCTTGCCGCCGCCCCAGGGCTTCCTTTGCCCACGGAGGAGATGATTCCCTACTGGCGGGGGATTCTCTACGGGCTGGATGAGAACTGCCTCCGGGGGCTCGAGGCCTTCAGGGCGTCCCTCAGTGAGCTCGGCCTCCTGTCATAA
- a CDS encoding EAL domain-containing protein: MKKSIKNYILRPSSMKINMLASAVAIVLLAVHTIFFVHPSFIKSVTENSKMEAFRVGRHLASMYFSDGRKITREDLPPSFIRHIEDLKMDFTFFKLKLFSPTGEVVFSTDEGDVGTTNAEPYFQDVVAKGRTYAKVVQRGRQSIEHQTMQDDVVETYVPIMDRGTFLGAFELYYDVGSRMQRVEAIVFRSTMIVLFLSGALMAVIIISSLRTRRVMGERNAAMERLRNSEEKFSKLFHHSNDGIILHDVNGTILEANEKAVTMLGYSEDELGALRLQDLHELQDLPLAADAFQRVVEDGFVRCEISFKTKSRGTFPAEVSASLFSIGGRSVIQEMIRDITERKRLEEQLESRALHDDLTGLANRVLFTKELRRLEGDARERGKYGVLFLDLDGFKVVNDSLGHARGDELLVEVGHRLRECVRAEDTIARLGGDEFAILARHCLPVESVTTMAGRILKEMERPFAFQGREVYISASIGIALSSPACEPPEQLLRDADTAMYHAKKKGRARFVFFEESMHVLATRRLALESDLRRALDKGQFHLHYQPIVALQTGRVAGLEALLRWSHPTQGSIPPAEFIPVAEETGLILPIGRWTLREACTQMALWKKRFPQSPPLTINVNISSKLFRGELLQDIEDILKEAGLEAQSLVLEITETAIMEKSEAAPLILSRLRNMGVRLHIDDFGTGYSSLSYLHRFPIEVIKVDRTFTGMIGVDREKEEIIRAILNLATSLRMGVTAEGVETLEQATFLKAAGCTYSQGFLHSRALDSEAAEAFLAEHPGVSSSLAREEAAGAD, translated from the coding sequence ATGAAAAAATCCATAAAGAATTACATACTCCGCCCCAGTTCCATGAAAATCAATATGCTTGCCTCCGCCGTTGCGATTGTCCTGCTTGCGGTGCATACGATATTCTTCGTGCACCCGTCCTTCATCAAAAGCGTCACGGAAAACTCCAAGATGGAGGCCTTCCGCGTGGGGCGGCACCTGGCCTCCATGTACTTCTCCGACGGCCGGAAGATAACCCGCGAAGACCTTCCGCCCAGTTTCATCCGGCACATCGAGGACCTGAAAATGGATTTCACCTTCTTCAAGCTGAAGCTCTTTTCCCCGACCGGGGAAGTCGTCTTTTCCACGGACGAAGGGGACGTGGGCACAACGAACGCCGAGCCCTATTTCCAGGACGTGGTGGCCAAGGGGAGGACCTATGCCAAGGTGGTCCAGAGAGGGAGGCAATCCATCGAGCACCAGACCATGCAGGACGACGTGGTCGAAACATACGTCCCCATCATGGACAGGGGAACATTCCTCGGAGCCTTTGAGCTCTATTACGACGTAGGCTCCCGGATGCAAAGGGTGGAAGCCATCGTATTCCGGAGCACCATGATCGTCCTTTTCCTCTCCGGTGCGCTCATGGCGGTCATCATCATCAGCTCCCTGAGGACCCGAAGGGTTATGGGGGAGCGCAACGCCGCGATGGAGCGCCTCCGGAATAGCGAGGAAAAGTTCAGCAAACTCTTTCACCACTCCAACGACGGCATCATCCTGCATGACGTCAACGGCACGATCCTCGAGGCGAACGAGAAGGCCGTCACCATGCTCGGATATTCCGAGGATGAACTGGGGGCGCTCAGGCTCCAGGACCTGCACGAGCTTCAGGACCTTCCCCTGGCGGCGGACGCCTTCCAGAGAGTCGTCGAGGACGGATTCGTCAGGTGCGAGATTTCCTTCAAAACGAAGAGCAGGGGGACCTTCCCCGCGGAAGTCTCGGCCAGCCTCTTTTCCATCGGTGGAAGGTCCGTCATCCAGGAAATGATAAGGGACATCACGGAGCGCAAGAGGCTGGAGGAACAACTGGAGTCGCGGGCGCTTCACGACGACCTCACCGGACTGGCCAACCGGGTGCTGTTTACGAAGGAGCTCAGGCGGCTCGAAGGCGACGCACGGGAGAGGGGCAAATACGGCGTTCTCTTTCTCGACCTTGACGGGTTCAAGGTCGTCAATGACAGCCTCGGGCATGCAAGAGGCGACGAGCTCCTGGTCGAGGTCGGCCACAGGCTCCGCGAGTGCGTCCGGGCAGAAGACACGATAGCCCGCTTGGGCGGGGACGAGTTCGCCATCCTGGCCAGGCACTGCCTGCCCGTGGAATCCGTAACCACCATGGCCGGCAGGATCCTCAAGGAGATGGAAAGGCCGTTTGCCTTCCAGGGGCGCGAGGTCTACATATCGGCCAGCATCGGCATCGCCCTGAGCTCGCCGGCGTGCGAGCCGCCCGAACAGCTCCTGCGCGACGCCGACACGGCCATGTACCATGCGAAGAAGAAAGGGCGGGCCCGGTTCGTCTTCTTCGAGGAGTCCATGCATGTTCTGGCCACCCGCCGCCTGGCGCTGGAGAGCGACCTGAGGCGGGCCCTGGACAAGGGACAGTTCCACCTCCACTACCAGCCCATCGTGGCCCTTCAGACGGGCAGAGTGGCTGGACTGGAGGCGCTCCTTCGATGGTCTCACCCCACGCAAGGGTCCATCCCGCCCGCGGAATTCATCCCCGTGGCCGAGGAAACCGGCCTCATCCTGCCCATCGGCCGATGGACCCTCCGGGAGGCCTGCACCCAGATGGCCCTGTGGAAGAAAAGGTTTCCGCAGAGCCCCCCGCTCACCATAAACGTCAACATCTCCTCGAAGCTCTTCCGCGGGGAGCTTCTCCAGGACATAGAGGACATCCTCAAGGAGGCCGGCCTGGAGGCGCAAAGCCTTGTCCTTGAGATAACCGAGACCGCCATCATGGAGAAATCCGAAGCGGCCCCGCTCATACTCTCGCGGCTGCGGAACATGGGTGTGCGCCTTCACATCGACGACTTCGGAACGGGGTATTCCTCCCTGTCCTACCTGCACCGATTCCCCATCGAGGTCATCAAGGTCGACCGCACCTTCACGGGCATGATCGGCGTGGACCGGGAGAAGGAGGAGATAATCCGGGCCATCCTCAACCTGGCCACCTCGCTTCGGATGGGGGTGACGGCCGAAGGGGTGGAGACCCTGGAGCAGGCGACCTTCCTGAAGGCGGCGGGCTGCACCTACAGCCAGGGGTTCCTGCACTCCCGGGCCCTGGACAGCGAGGCGGCCGAGGCCTTCCTGGCCGAACATCCCGGCGTCTCTTCGTCCCTCGCCCGGGAGGAGGCCGCAGGGGCGGATTGA
- the carB gene encoding carbamoyl-phosphate synthase large subunit — translation MPKRTDIRKILLIGSGPIVIGQACEFDYSGAQACKALREEGYQVVLVNSNPATIMTDPEMADVTYIEPLAPGILEMIIERERPEALLPTMGGQTGLNLAVALAETGVLAKHGVELIGAKLDAIKKAEDRDLFRMAMERIGLEVPRSRVATSHEEGLDAAEHVGFPAIFRPAFTLGGTGGGIAYNLEEYEELLARGLKLSPVSQVLIEESVMGWKEYELEVMRDSRDNVVIICSIENVDPMGVHTGDSITVAPAQTLSDKEYQRMRDAAIAIIREIGVDTGGSNIQFALNPRNGRMVVIEMNPRVSRSSALASKATGFPIAKIAAKLAVGLTLEEIPNDITRETPASFEPAIDYVVTKIPRFAFEKFPEARSVLDTQMKSVGEVMAIGRTFKESLQKAIRSLEADLYGLEEVQADMEAIEAKLKTPNAERLSYIAEGLRKAMTVERVHELTAIDPWFLHNIRQLVEFERGIKGLHSLTPEALREAKEWGFSDRRLARLSGATEADVRRLRLERAIRPVYKMVDTCAAEFEAYTPYLYSTFERPFVRAGGDGASPETEAPPSAKKKVVILGSGPNRIGQGIEFDYCCVHAVFALKELGFETIMVNCNPETVSTDYDTADRLYFEPLTLEDVLAVIEREDPEGVILQFGGQTPLKLAVPLEREGVRILGTSPDSIDRAEDRRRFAGLLRLLGLRQPENDTVMSVEEAVRAAARIGYPVMVRPSYVLGGRAMEIVYDEAGLRGYMASAVKASPEHPVLVDKYLQDAVEVDVDCVADGTDVVIGGVMQHIEEAGIHSGDSACSLPPYSLEPETVQEIEGQTRALAGELGVVGLMNVQFAVKGDEIYILEVNPRASRTVPFVGKATGMPLAKTAAKVMAGRTLRELGVTRERRIPHMAVKEAVFPFDRFPGVDVILGPEMKSTGEVMGIDEGFGLAYAKAQASCQNAIPTAGKVILSLRDDDKPHAVNAARKMVEHGLSIAATRGTAKYLAEHGIPVEVVNKVAEGRPHIVDMIKNREVNFVINTVSGAQAKRDSFSIRQSALQYGVPYTTTIAGAKAVANAVKMLRTRKMSIKSIQQYHREAVEATVETVREQEGG, via the coding sequence TTGCCCAAGAGGACTGACATAAGGAAGATTCTCCTTATCGGCTCGGGACCCATCGTCATCGGGCAGGCCTGCGAGTTTGACTACTCCGGCGCCCAGGCCTGCAAGGCCCTCAGGGAGGAGGGCTACCAGGTCGTGCTGGTCAACTCCAACCCCGCCACCATCATGACCGACCCCGAGATGGCCGATGTCACCTACATCGAGCCGCTGGCTCCCGGCATCCTGGAGATGATCATCGAGAGGGAGCGGCCCGAGGCCCTCCTGCCCACCATGGGAGGGCAGACGGGACTCAACCTGGCGGTGGCCCTGGCCGAGACGGGCGTGCTCGCCAAGCACGGGGTGGAGCTTATCGGGGCGAAGCTCGACGCTATCAAGAAGGCCGAGGACAGGGACCTGTTCCGCATGGCCATGGAGCGCATCGGGCTTGAGGTTCCCCGCTCCCGGGTGGCAACGAGCCATGAGGAGGGGCTGGACGCGGCCGAGCACGTGGGCTTCCCCGCCATCTTCCGTCCGGCCTTCACCCTGGGGGGAACGGGCGGGGGCATAGCCTATAACCTGGAGGAGTATGAAGAGCTCCTCGCCAGGGGGCTCAAGCTCAGCCCCGTCAGCCAGGTCCTCATCGAGGAGTCCGTCATGGGATGGAAGGAGTACGAGCTCGAGGTGATGCGGGACAGCCGCGATAACGTGGTCATCATCTGCTCCATCGAAAACGTCGACCCCATGGGTGTGCACACCGGGGACTCCATCACCGTGGCCCCCGCGCAGACCCTCTCGGACAAGGAGTACCAGAGGATGCGGGATGCGGCCATCGCCATCATACGCGAGATAGGGGTGGACACCGGGGGGAGCAACATCCAGTTTGCCCTGAACCCCCGCAACGGCAGGATGGTAGTCATCGAGATGAACCCCCGGGTGTCCCGGAGCTCGGCCCTGGCCAGCAAGGCCACCGGCTTTCCCATCGCGAAGATAGCGGCCAAGCTGGCCGTGGGGCTCACCCTGGAGGAGATTCCCAACGACATCACCCGGGAGACGCCGGCCTCCTTCGAGCCCGCCATAGACTACGTCGTGACGAAAATCCCCCGGTTCGCCTTCGAGAAGTTCCCCGAGGCCCGCTCCGTCCTGGACACCCAGATGAAGTCCGTGGGGGAAGTGATGGCCATCGGGAGGACCTTCAAGGAGTCCCTGCAGAAGGCCATACGGAGCCTCGAGGCCGACCTTTACGGCCTGGAGGAGGTCCAGGCCGACATGGAGGCCATCGAGGCCAAGCTCAAAACGCCCAACGCCGAGCGGCTCTCTTACATCGCCGAGGGGCTGAGGAAGGCAATGACGGTGGAGCGGGTGCATGAGCTGACCGCCATAGACCCGTGGTTCCTCCATAACATAAGACAGTTAGTAGAGTTCGAGCGGGGCATCAAGGGGCTTCACTCCCTGACCCCCGAGGCCCTGCGTGAGGCCAAGGAATGGGGCTTTTCGGACCGCCGCCTGGCCCGGCTTTCCGGAGCCACGGAGGCGGATGTGCGAAGGCTCCGGCTGGAGCGTGCCATCCGGCCGGTCTACAAGATGGTGGACACGTGTGCCGCGGAGTTCGAGGCCTACACCCCGTACCTTTACTCCACCTTCGAGCGCCCCTTCGTCCGTGCCGGCGGGGACGGCGCCTCTCCCGAGACGGAAGCCCCGCCCTCGGCGAAGAAGAAAGTCGTCATCCTCGGCTCGGGCCCCAACAGGATAGGGCAGGGCATAGAGTTCGATTACTGCTGCGTGCATGCCGTCTTCGCCCTCAAGGAGCTGGGTTTCGAGACCATCATGGTCAACTGTAACCCCGAGACGGTGAGCACGGACTACGACACCGCCGACCGGCTGTACTTTGAGCCTCTCACCCTGGAGGACGTCCTTGCCGTTATCGAGAGGGAGGACCCCGAAGGCGTCATCCTGCAGTTCGGGGGGCAGACCCCGCTCAAGCTGGCCGTCCCCCTGGAGCGGGAGGGAGTGCGCATCCTGGGCACGTCTCCCGACAGCATCGACAGGGCCGAGGACAGGAGGCGTTTTGCCGGGCTTCTCCGTCTCCTCGGGCTCAGGCAGCCGGAGAACGACACGGTCATGAGCGTGGAGGAGGCCGTCAGGGCGGCGGCCCGCATCGGTTATCCCGTGATGGTCAGGCCCTCCTATGTGCTGGGCGGGCGGGCCATGGAGATCGTCTACGACGAGGCGGGCCTCCGGGGCTACATGGCATCGGCCGTGAAGGCCTCCCCGGAGCACCCCGTCCTGGTGGACAAGTACCTTCAGGACGCCGTGGAGGTGGACGTGGACTGCGTGGCCGACGGGACGGACGTCGTCATCGGCGGGGTGATGCAGCACATCGAGGAGGCGGGGATACATTCGGGGGATTCGGCCTGCTCGCTTCCTCCCTACTCGCTCGAGCCGGAGACCGTTCAGGAGATAGAGGGGCAGACCCGGGCCCTGGCCGGGGAGCTCGGCGTCGTCGGGCTCATGAACGTGCAGTTTGCCGTAAAGGGCGATGAGATATACATCCTCGAGGTCAACCCCCGGGCCTCCCGCACGGTGCCCTTCGTGGGCAAGGCCACCGGGATGCCCCTGGCCAAGACGGCCGCCAAGGTAATGGCCGGAAGAACCCTCCGGGAGCTGGGCGTCACCCGGGAGAGGCGGATACCCCACATGGCGGTGAAGGAGGCCGTCTTCCCCTTCGACCGGTTCCCCGGGGTGGACGTCATCCTGGGGCCCGAAATGAAGTCCACCGGCGAGGTGATGGGCATCGACGAGGGCTTCGGGCTGGCCTATGCCAAGGCCCAGGCTTCCTGCCAGAACGCCATCCCCACCGCGGGCAAGGTCATCCTGAGCCTGCGGGACGACGACAAGCCCCATGCGGTCAACGCCGCCAGGAAGATGGTGGAGCACGGCCTTTCCATAGCGGCCACCCGGGGGACGGCGAAGTACCTGGCCGAGCACGGCATCCCGGTGGAGGTGGTCAACAAGGTGGCCGAGGGACGCCCCCATATCGTGGACATGATCAAGAACCGCGAGGTGAACTTCGTCATCAACACGGTAAGCGGGGCGCAGGCCAAGCGCGACAGCTTCTCCATCCGGCAGAGCGCCCTTCAGTACGGCGTGCCCTACACCACCACCATCGCCGGCGCCAAGGCGGTGGCCAACGCGGTCAAGATGCTTCGGACGAGGAAGATGAGCATCAAGTCCATCCAGCAATACCATCGCGAGGCCGTGGAGGCAACGGTGGAGACGGTCAGGGAGCAAGAGGGGGGGTAG
- the carA gene encoding glutamine-hydrolyzing carbamoyl-phosphate synthase small subunit, translated as MRAWLVLADGLVFEGRSFGAEGETLGEVVFNTSMTGYQEILTDPSYKGQIVTMTYPQIGNYGVNAEDVESAGGPKAEGFVVKEYLDFPSNWRSRESLGRYLRDAGVVAIEGVDTRALTRHLRNRGVQMGIIATGEADPRLLLEKVRAHPGIGGVDLASGVSCSELYTWKEGLWDQPWAEEALRPRKVVVYDFGLKLNILRHLVGAGFGVRALPADTPPEEALAMEPDGVLLSNGPGDPEAVVTGIRTAESLIGRVPVFGICLGHQILGLALGGRTYKLKFGHHGGNHPVMDLGTGRVEITSQNHNYCVDVASLAGRVNMTHKNLYDGTEEGMEHVELPVFGVQYHPEAGPGPNDAGHLFGRFREMMERG; from the coding sequence CTGAGGGCCTGGCTCGTCCTGGCCGACGGCCTCGTCTTCGAGGGACGGAGCTTCGGAGCGGAGGGGGAGACCCTGGGGGAGGTGGTCTTCAACACCTCCATGACGGGCTACCAGGAAATCCTGACCGACCCCTCGTACAAAGGGCAGATAGTTACGATGACCTATCCCCAGATAGGAAACTACGGCGTCAACGCCGAGGACGTGGAGTCCGCCGGGGGCCCCAAGGCCGAGGGCTTTGTGGTGAAGGAGTACCTGGATTTTCCGAGCAACTGGCGCTCCCGGGAAAGCCTGGGCAGATATCTCCGCGATGCCGGCGTGGTGGCCATCGAGGGTGTGGACACCAGGGCCCTCACCAGGCATCTCAGGAACCGGGGCGTGCAGATGGGAATCATCGCCACCGGCGAGGCCGACCCTCGCCTGCTCCTTGAGAAAGTGCGGGCCCACCCGGGCATAGGCGGCGTGGACCTGGCAAGCGGGGTGAGCTGCTCGGAGCTTTACACGTGGAAGGAAGGGCTCTGGGACCAGCCCTGGGCCGAGGAGGCCCTGAGGCCGAGGAAAGTGGTGGTTTATGATTTCGGGCTCAAGCTCAACATCCTCCGGCACCTGGTGGGCGCTGGCTTCGGGGTGCGGGCCCTCCCGGCCGACACCCCGCCGGAGGAGGCGCTTGCCATGGAGCCCGACGGCGTCCTTCTGAGCAACGGCCCCGGCGACCCCGAGGCCGTGGTGACCGGCATCAGGACGGCCGAAAGCCTTATCGGAAGGGTTCCCGTCTTCGGAATCTGCCTGGGACACCAGATACTGGGGCTGGCCCTGGGCGGGCGGACGTACAAGCTCAAGTTCGGCCACCACGGGGGAAACCATCCGGTCATGGACCTGGGGACCGGGCGGGTGGAGATTACCTCCCAGAACCACAACTACTGCGTGGACGTCGCCTCCCTGGCGGGTAGGGTGAACATGACCCACAAGAACCTCTATGACGGCACCGAGGAGGGCATGGAGCACGTGGAGCTTCCCGTCTTCGGTGTCCAGTACCACCCGGAGGCCGGCCCCGGCCCCAACGACGCCGGGCACCTGTTCGGCCGCTTCCGGGAGATGATGGAGCGCGGATGA
- a CDS encoding dihydroorotase, giving the protein MKLLVRGGHVVDPSQGMDGPADVLVENGRVLKVAPRLEEPRGNGDRVLEAQGMYVLPGLVDMHTHLREPGFEHKETIETGTGAAIRGGFTSVCPMPNTLPVHDNAGITEYILQKAQTEGACSVFPIGAVTKGQKGAELAEMGLMKEGGCVAFSDDGFPVESALIMRRALEYSRTVDVPIVSHCEDLALSREGVMNEGLLAHSMGLGGIPAAAEETMVYRDLALAELTRGRLHIAHVSTEGSVRLIREAKSRGICVTAETCPHYFSLTEEAVRGFDTNAKVNPPLRRAQDVEAVKEGLRDGTLDAIATDHAPHHRNEKGREFDQAPSGIAGLETALPLALGLVDEGVLTLAGLVEKMALTPARILGLSKGTLAEGADADLVVLDPGAEFTVNAEAFLSRGKNTPFDGHTLKGRVVAAISMGRVHTWR; this is encoded by the coding sequence ATGAAGCTCCTTGTGCGCGGCGGCCATGTGGTGGACCCCTCCCAGGGAATGGACGGCCCCGCCGACGTCCTCGTCGAAAACGGCAGGGTCCTCAAGGTGGCCCCGCGCCTGGAGGAGCCCCGGGGCAACGGGGACCGTGTCCTTGAGGCCCAGGGGATGTACGTTCTTCCGGGCTTGGTGGACATGCACACGCATCTGAGGGAGCCGGGTTTCGAGCACAAGGAAACCATCGAGACGGGCACCGGGGCGGCCATCCGGGGCGGCTTTACCAGCGTGTGCCCCATGCCCAACACGCTTCCCGTCCATGACAACGCCGGCATTACCGAGTACATCCTTCAGAAGGCCCAGACGGAGGGCGCCTGCTCGGTCTTTCCCATCGGGGCGGTCACGAAGGGCCAGAAGGGCGCGGAGCTTGCGGAGATGGGCCTCATGAAGGAGGGAGGCTGCGTGGCCTTCTCCGATGACGGTTTCCCCGTGGAGAGCGCCCTCATCATGCGCCGGGCACTGGAGTACTCGCGCACGGTGGACGTGCCCATTGTCTCCCATTGCGAGGACCTGGCGCTGTCCCGGGAGGGCGTGATGAACGAGGGCCTCCTGGCCCACAGCATGGGGCTCGGAGGCATCCCCGCGGCGGCGGAGGAGACCATGGTCTATCGCGACCTGGCCCTGGCGGAGCTGACCCGCGGGAGGCTGCACATCGCCCATGTCTCCACCGAGGGCTCCGTGCGCCTCATCCGCGAGGCCAAGTCCCGCGGCATCTGCGTGACCGCGGAGACATGCCCCCATTACTTTTCCCTGACCGAGGAGGCCGTCCGGGGGTTCGACACCAACGCCAAGGTCAACCCGCCCCTGCGGAGGGCGCAGGACGTGGAGGCTGTGAAGGAGGGGCTCAGGGACGGCACCCTGGATGCCATCGCCACGGACCATGCCCCTCACCACAGGAACGAAAAGGGCCGGGAGTTCGACCAGGCCCCCTCGGGCATCGCGGGGCTTGAGACGGCCTTGCCCCTGGCCCTGGGGCTGGTGGATGAGGGCGTGCTCACGCTTGCGGGCCTCGTCGAGAAGATGGCGCTCACGCCTGCCCGCATCCTGGGGCTTTCCAAGGGCACCCTCGCGGAGGGAGCGGATGCGGACCTCGTCGTCCTGGACCCCGGGGCGGAGTTTACGGTGAATGCCGAGGCCTTCCTCTCCAGGGGGAAAAACACCCCCTTTGACGGGCACACCCTCAAGGGGCGGGTGGTGGCGGCCATATCCATGGGGAGGGTGCACACGTGGCGCTGA
- a CDS encoding aspartate carbamoyltransferase catalytic subunit, translating into MLAHKDLLGTGDLSREEIELILDTAFGFKDVLGRDIKKVPTLRGRTVVNLFYEPSTRTRTSFELAAKRLSCDVVNFSVPTSSVVKGETLVDTALTVQALGAETIIVRHGSSGVPHLLSRNLRASVINAGDGTHEHPTQALLDAFTIKEKKGRIEGLTVAIVGDIVHSRVAKSNVHCLSKLGAKVRLVGPPTLLPESLAGLGAEVYYDMDKALVGADVIMTLRIQTERQGTGFFPSTEEYFRNWGLTAERLALAGDEAIVMHPGPMNRGIEITSSVADGPRSVILEQVTNGLAVRMAVMYLLAGVRE; encoded by the coding sequence ATGCTCGCCCATAAGGACCTCCTGGGGACCGGCGACCTCAGCCGCGAGGAGATAGAGCTTATCCTGGATACCGCCTTCGGCTTCAAGGACGTCTTGGGGAGGGACATCAAGAAGGTTCCCACCCTGAGGGGGCGGACCGTGGTGAACCTGTTCTACGAGCCCTCCACGCGCACCCGCACCAGCTTTGAGCTTGCCGCCAAGAGGCTGAGCTGCGACGTGGTGAACTTCTCCGTGCCCACCTCAAGCGTGGTCAAGGGCGAGACCCTCGTGGACACGGCCCTCACGGTGCAGGCCCTCGGCGCAGAGACCATCATCGTGCGCCACGGCTCCTCCGGCGTGCCTCATCTGCTGTCGCGGAACCTTCGGGCCTCGGTCATCAACGCCGGGGACGGCACGCACGAGCACCCCACCCAGGCGCTTCTGGACGCCTTCACCATCAAGGAGAAGAAGGGCCGCATCGAGGGGCTTACCGTGGCCATCGTGGGGGACATCGTCCACAGCCGCGTGGCGAAATCCAACGTCCACTGCCTGAGCAAACTGGGGGCGAAAGTCCGTCTCGTCGGCCCGCCGACGCTCCTGCCGGAGAGCCTCGCGGGGCTGGGCGCGGAGGTTTACTACGACATGGACAAGGCACTGGTGGGAGCGGATGTCATCATGACCCTGCGCATACAGACGGAGCGGCAGGGGACGGGGTTCTTCCCCTCCACGGAGGAGTATTTCAGGAACTGGGGCCTCACGGCCGAGCGGCTGGCCCTGGCCGGGGACGAGGCCATCGTCATGCACCCCGGCCCCATGAACCGAGGCATCGAGATAACCTCCTCGGTGGCCGACGGGCCGCGCTCGGTCATCCTGGAGCAGGTGACCAACGGCCTGGCGGTGCGGATGGCGGTCATGTATCTTCTGGCGGGGGTGCGGGAATGA